The Deinococcus roseus genome has a window encoding:
- the aceB gene encoding malate synthase A — translation MTLLAQAPEAFREILSPEALEFLQKLHVEFNARRLDLLQRREDRKLRLDAGESFGFLPETEHIRTSDWKVSPAPQDLQDRRVEITGPVDRKMVINALNSGAKVFMADFEDANSPTWENCIQGQINLRDAVAKTISFEGSGKTYTLNDEIATLLVRPRGWHLDEKHLLFFGIEVSASLFDFGLYIFHNHEQLKKNGTGAYFYLPKMESHLEARLWNDVFKFTEDQLGLERGFIRATVLIETLPAAFEMEEILYELREHSAGLNCGRWDYIFSAIKKLRSRKDFILPDRGKVTMNAHMMRSYSKLAIQTCHKRGAHAIGGMSAFIPVKNDEEANKKAFEQVRMDKEREAGDGHDGTWVAHPGMVQIAKEVFDRLMPEANQLSRIPEAQITVQDLLTVPEGTITEQGLRQNINVGIQYIWFWLSGSGAAPINNLMEDAATAEISRTQVWQWMQHGAQLEDGRTVTQELAQQILQEELEKLGEKYQKAADLFWKVACTTPLIDFLTVPGYELLA, via the coding sequence GGACGCTGGAGAAAGCTTTGGTTTCCTGCCCGAAACCGAACACATCCGCACCTCAGACTGGAAGGTCAGCCCGGCACCGCAGGATTTGCAGGACCGCCGGGTGGAGATCACTGGCCCCGTGGACCGCAAAATGGTGATCAATGCGCTGAACAGCGGCGCAAAAGTCTTCATGGCCGATTTTGAAGATGCCAACAGCCCCACCTGGGAGAACTGCATCCAGGGCCAGATCAATCTGAGAGACGCTGTTGCAAAAACCATCTCCTTTGAAGGATCCGGCAAAACCTACACCCTGAACGATGAAATCGCCACCCTGCTGGTCCGTCCCAGAGGCTGGCATCTGGACGAGAAACACCTGCTGTTCTTTGGCATCGAGGTTTCGGCCAGTCTGTTTGATTTCGGGCTGTACATCTTTCACAACCACGAGCAGCTGAAGAAAAACGGCACCGGAGCTTACTTTTACCTGCCCAAAATGGAAAGCCACCTGGAAGCCAGATTGTGGAACGATGTGTTCAAGTTTACGGAGGACCAGCTGGGGCTGGAACGGGGATTTATCCGGGCCACGGTGTTGATTGAAACCCTCCCTGCTGCCTTCGAGATGGAGGAAATCCTGTATGAACTGCGCGAGCACTCTGCAGGCCTGAACTGCGGACGCTGGGATTACATCTTCAGTGCGATCAAGAAACTGCGCTCCAGAAAAGACTTTATTTTGCCAGATCGGGGCAAGGTCACCATGAATGCCCACATGATGCGCTCTTACTCGAAGCTCGCCATTCAGACCTGCCACAAACGGGGAGCACACGCCATTGGCGGCATGAGTGCTTTCATTCCCGTCAAAAACGATGAGGAGGCCAATAAAAAAGCCTTCGAGCAGGTGCGTATGGACAAAGAACGCGAAGCCGGAGACGGACACGACGGCACCTGGGTGGCCCACCCCGGCATGGTGCAAATCGCAAAAGAGGTCTTTGACCGCCTGATGCCCGAAGCCAACCAGCTTTCCAGGATTCCAGAAGCGCAGATCACCGTGCAGGACTTGCTGACCGTTCCAGAAGGGACCATCACCGAACAGGGGCTCAGGCAGAACATCAATGTGGGCATCCAGTACATCTGGTTCTGGCTCTCAGGATCTGGAGCAGCACCCATCAACAACCTGATGGAAGACGCGGCCACAGCAGAAATTTCCAGAACGCAGGTCTGGCAATGGATGCAGCACGGGGCACAACTGGAAGACGGGCGCACCGTGACGCAAGAACTGGCCCAGCAGATCCTGCAAGAAGAACTCGAAAAACTGGGGGAGAAGTACCAGAAAGCTGCAGACCTGTTCTGGAAAGTGGCCTGCACCACCCCCCTGATCGACTTCCTCACCGTGCCGGGTTACGAGCTTCTGGCCTGA
- a CDS encoding allantoate amidohydrolase, with protein sequence MDARTLTEQVLKRCELLSHCTDVPGQVHRLFLSSATRAAHRYLTDWMKEAGLEVRVDPIGNVRGIKRSKNPQARTFLVASHIDTVPNAGKYDGTLGVLMGIALAGLFRAEDLQHHLEIVAFSEEEGVRFQQPFLGSSVLAGTFQSDWLKKKDFENQSLSETLFKWDLDQNRIPIEAFEPRELLGYLEIHIEQGPVLADQNLPVGVVSGIVGQSRLNLTFLGQAGHAGTTPMPLRKDALTGAAEFICWTEEYALSNPGLVATVGKVEVRPNTSNVIPEQVTVSLDVRHLSDEKRVTAVQELLHQAHMICQKRNLGLQHEFPLDQQAVICEDRFMEALLDACKFCGLPEFTLPSGAGHDAMVLAKVTDIAMLFVRSPNAISHHPSETVEPEDVEAALKASGHFLSQILR encoded by the coding sequence ATGGACGCCCGGACCCTGACCGAACAGGTGCTGAAACGCTGTGAACTGCTGTCCCACTGCACCGATGTGCCGGGACAGGTTCACCGGTTGTTTCTGTCTTCCGCCACCCGTGCCGCCCACCGTTACCTCACAGACTGGATGAAAGAAGCCGGTCTGGAGGTGCGCGTTGACCCCATCGGCAACGTGCGGGGCATCAAACGCAGCAAGAACCCGCAGGCCAGGACCTTTCTGGTGGCCTCCCACATCGACACCGTGCCAAATGCAGGCAAATATGACGGCACGCTGGGTGTCCTGATGGGCATTGCCCTGGCAGGGCTTTTCAGAGCAGAGGACCTGCAGCACCACCTGGAAATCGTGGCTTTCAGCGAGGAAGAAGGGGTCAGGTTTCAGCAGCCTTTTCTGGGATCAAGCGTGCTGGCAGGCACCTTCCAGTCCGACTGGCTCAAGAAAAAAGACTTTGAAAACCAGAGCCTGTCAGAAACCCTTTTCAAATGGGACCTGGACCAGAACCGCATCCCCATTGAGGCTTTTGAACCCAGAGAACTGCTGGGGTACCTGGAAATCCACATCGAACAGGGACCCGTGCTGGCAGACCAGAACCTTCCTGTGGGCGTGGTCAGTGGGATTGTCGGCCAGAGCCGCCTGAACCTGACTTTTCTGGGTCAGGCTGGACACGCCGGAACCACCCCCATGCCCCTGCGCAAAGATGCCCTGACTGGAGCGGCAGAATTCATCTGCTGGACCGAGGAATACGCCCTGAGCAACCCCGGTCTGGTCGCCACGGTGGGCAAAGTGGAGGTGAGGCCCAACACCAGCAACGTGATCCCCGAACAGGTCACCGTCAGCCTGGATGTGCGCCACCTCTCCGACGAGAAGCGCGTGACCGCCGTGCAGGAACTGCTGCACCAGGCCCACATGATCTGCCAGAAAAGAAACCTCGGGCTGCAACACGAATTCCCCCTGGACCAGCAGGCCGTGATCTGCGAGGACCGTTTCATGGAGGCCCTGCTGGACGCCTGCAAATTCTGTGGATTGCCCGAATTCACCCTGCCCAGCGGAGCAGGACATGATGCAATGGTGCTGGCGAAAGTCACGGACATTGCCATGCTGTTCGTGCGCTCACCCAATGCCATCAGCCACCACCCCTCTGAAACCGTAGAGCCCGAAGATGTTGAGGCCGCCCTGAAAGCATCAGGGCATTTCCTGAGCCAGATCCTGAGGTGA
- the allE gene encoding (S)-ureidoglycine aminohydrolase has protein sequence MQRLGFTRSKIRSNYTLHTPDAFVRAPLPGMQNATAIVHISPHLGAKFTQYTAELQAGGRLGTLPAGFSRFVYVHGGEVKLTLGTDQRTLKSASYACFPPGLSHDLHSDEPARMTVIEKPYMPLGEIPPPPFVIGNAAEVLVKPLPGEDRIDLQTLLPDHPAFDFAVNVMTYPPGVTLPFVEIHVMEHGLVMLQGEGVYLLNEDHHAVKAGDVIYMAPYCPQWFTSSNGVSGYLIYKDVNRHPHV, from the coding sequence ATGCAAAGACTGGGCTTCACAAGATCCAAGATCCGCAGCAACTACACCCTGCACACCCCCGATGCCTTCGTGCGCGCCCCCCTGCCAGGGATGCAGAATGCAACAGCCATCGTGCACATCTCCCCCCACCTGGGCGCAAAATTCACCCAGTACACTGCAGAACTGCAGGCCGGCGGCCGTCTGGGCACGTTGCCTGCAGGATTCAGCCGTTTTGTGTACGTGCATGGCGGGGAAGTCAAACTCACGCTGGGCACCGACCAGCGCACCCTCAAATCCGCCAGTTACGCTTGCTTTCCCCCTGGTCTGTCCCACGACCTGCACTCTGATGAACCCGCCCGCATGACCGTGATTGAAAAACCTTACATGCCGCTGGGAGAAATCCCACCTCCCCCATTTGTGATCGGAAATGCTGCTGAGGTTCTGGTCAAACCCCTCCCTGGCGAGGACCGCATTGATTTGCAAACCCTGCTCCCGGACCACCCTGCTTTTGACTTTGCAGTCAACGTGATGACCTATCCTCCGGGCGTGACCCTCCCCTTTGTGGAAATTCACGTGATGGAACATGGTCTGGTGATGCTGCAGGGCGAAGGGGTCTACCTGCTGAATGAGGACCACCATGCGGTCAAAGCTGGAGATGTCATTTACATGGCCCCTTACTGCCCCCAGTGGTTCACCTCCTCCAACGGAGTGAGCGGGTATCTGATTTACAAGGATGTGAACCGGCACCCGCATGTGTAG
- a CDS encoding M20 family metallo-hydrolase, whose amino-acid sequence MTHTPLNIDLDTLMLELEELAAFSDTPAPSVTRVLWTETDQKARSYLKTRIEQAGFSWREDATGNIFATFEGKQPRLPKVGTGSHIDAIPHAGKYDGTVGVLGGLEAMRTLKRSGFQPRRSIELLIFNAEEPTRFGVGCLGSRMLSGALKPEEALKFRDQEGLSFEEARQQGGFSGDLNQIRLHENYFFAFVELHIEQMPNLEKQGLPIGVVTAIAAPSSFKLHLTGQGGHAGAVLMPDRKDAFLAASEIALCIEQAVKDHGSIDTVGTVGLVNVYPNAINSIPSKVDLGVDLRDIDADRRDRVLQALLQAAEDICLKRGIKLELEMLNQDPPAKSDPMLVRTIQKNCENLGIAYQNMVSRAYHDSLFMARIAPTAMVFIPCKDGISHRPDEYSSPEHIRIGVEVLAGVLRDLGEV is encoded by the coding sequence ATGACCCACACCCCACTGAACATCGACCTGGACACCCTGATGCTGGAACTGGAAGAGCTGGCGGCTTTCAGTGACACCCCTGCCCCGTCGGTGACGCGGGTGCTCTGGACCGAAACCGACCAGAAAGCCAGATCTTACCTGAAAACCCGGATTGAGCAGGCCGGGTTTTCCTGGCGGGAAGATGCCACCGGGAACATCTTTGCCACCTTTGAAGGGAAGCAGCCCAGATTGCCAAAGGTGGGCACAGGTTCCCACATCGATGCCATCCCACACGCCGGAAAATACGATGGCACTGTGGGCGTTCTGGGAGGCCTGGAAGCCATGCGGACCTTGAAACGCTCAGGTTTTCAGCCCAGAAGGTCCATTGAACTGCTCATCTTCAATGCAGAGGAACCCACCCGCTTTGGGGTGGGCTGTCTGGGGTCCAGAATGCTCAGCGGTGCCCTGAAACCCGAAGAAGCCCTGAAGTTCAGGGATCAGGAGGGCCTGTCTTTCGAGGAGGCCCGACAGCAGGGCGGGTTCTCAGGAGACCTCAACCAGATCAGACTCCACGAGAATTACTTTTTTGCCTTTGTGGAACTGCACATCGAGCAGATGCCGAACCTGGAAAAACAGGGGCTTCCGATTGGGGTGGTGACGGCCATTGCTGCCCCCAGCAGTTTCAAACTGCACCTCACCGGGCAGGGGGGTCACGCAGGTGCCGTCCTGATGCCTGACCGCAAGGATGCTTTTCTGGCTGCCAGTGAAATCGCCCTGTGCATCGAGCAGGCCGTCAAAGACCACGGCAGCATCGACACAGTGGGCACCGTGGGGCTGGTCAACGTGTATCCCAACGCCATCAACAGCATCCCCAGCAAGGTGGATCTGGGCGTGGATTTAAGGGACATCGATGCAGACCGCAGAGACCGGGTGCTGCAAGCCCTTTTGCAGGCTGCAGAGGACATCTGCCTGAAGCGGGGCATCAAACTGGAACTGGAAATGCTCAACCAGGACCCCCCCGCAAAATCCGACCCCATGCTGGTCAGAACCATTCAGAAGAACTGCGAAAATCTGGGGATTGCGTACCAGAACATGGTCTCCCGCGCTTACCATGACAGCCTGTTCATGGCCCGCATTGCTCCCACGGCCATGGTGTTCATTCCCTGCAAGGACGGCATCAGCCACAGACCGGACGAGTACAGCAGTCCAGAGCACATCAGGATCGGGGTGGAGGTGCTGGCGGGGGTGCTCAGGGATCTGGGGGAGGTTTGA
- the uraD gene encoding 2-oxo-4-hydroxy-4-carboxy-5-ureidoimidazoline decarboxylase, with the protein MLNFANLKTLDRELFVRELGWLFEHSPWVVERATKYLPFKDLEGMLWAFKLVLQDATLEEQLALIRAHPDLATKAKLTDASQHEQGSLGLDRLDPERFELFQKLNNAYKSRFGFPFIIAVKDNTVDSILQAFEVRLMNDADSERREAIGQIERIVYHRLKGALSDTV; encoded by the coding sequence ATGTTGAACTTTGCGAACCTTAAAACGCTGGACCGCGAACTGTTTGTGCGTGAACTCGGGTGGCTGTTCGAGCACTCCCCCTGGGTGGTTGAGCGGGCCACAAAATACCTGCCCTTCAAGGACCTGGAAGGAATGCTGTGGGCTTTCAAACTGGTCTTGCAGGATGCCACCCTGGAAGAACAACTCGCCCTGATCCGGGCGCACCCTGACCTTGCCACCAAAGCCAAATTGACAGATGCCTCGCAGCATGAGCAGGGCAGTCTGGGGCTGGACCGTCTGGATCCGGAGCGTTTTGAGCTGTTCCAGAAACTCAACAATGCCTACAAATCGCGTTTTGGTTTTCCCTTTATCATTGCCGTCAAAGACAACACCGTGGATTCGATCCTGCAGGCTTTCGAGGTGCGCCTGATGAACGATGCCGATTCTGAACGCAGAGAGGCCATTGGGCAGATTGAACGCATCGTGTACCACCGACTGAAAGGGGCGCTCAGTGACACTGTTTGA
- a CDS encoding NAD(P)-binding domain-containing protein encodes MTLFELEDRVKKDLELLRYPARDWIPETPDTLDVLIIGGGQAGLTIAFGLLRERVNRILVLDEHPEGQEGVWENFARMRTLRTPKHLTGPDLGIPSLTFQAYFEARFSEEEYRNMGKIPRPLWMEYLRWFRHMTGVPVENQSKVQKIIPLDQGFEVVYRTPEGIQSHRARRVVWATGMGGAGLWKNPEYAAALPRTHCAHTCEEIDFEHLAGKRVGVLGAGASAFDNAGSALEAGAKVDLYMRQKAFPNVNYYRFFEFTGFLKHTADLPDEQKLQWLKFLLAPQPPTEDNVSRTRNHPAFTLHPSCNWKSARFEEGQVVVDTDLGEERFDFVIFGTGFQVNPRVRPEFKLFREFILTWGDRYPLQGDVAEFYPYLGPDYAFQETQPGCCPPLKHLYDFTFGATASMGLSGASISSMKYAVPRLIDSITRSFYLEDAEHFLNRVKLYADEEVTWPV; translated from the coding sequence GTGACACTGTTTGAACTGGAAGACCGTGTGAAAAAGGACCTGGAGTTGCTGCGTTATCCGGCCCGCGACTGGATTCCTGAAACCCCGGACACGCTGGATGTTTTGATCATTGGAGGAGGTCAGGCAGGTCTGACCATTGCGTTTGGCCTGCTGCGAGAACGGGTAAACCGCATTCTGGTGCTGGATGAGCACCCCGAGGGCCAGGAGGGGGTGTGGGAGAACTTTGCCCGCATGCGCACCCTGCGCACCCCCAAACACCTGACCGGGCCAGATCTGGGCATTCCCAGCCTGACCTTTCAGGCCTACTTTGAGGCCCGTTTTTCTGAGGAGGAGTACAGGAACATGGGGAAAATTCCCCGCCCGCTCTGGATGGAGTACCTGCGCTGGTTCCGGCACATGACGGGTGTTCCGGTGGAAAACCAGTCCAAAGTGCAAAAAATCATTCCGCTGGACCAGGGGTTCGAGGTGGTGTACAGAACCCCGGAGGGCATCCAGTCGCACCGGGCCAGAAGGGTGGTGTGGGCCACCGGAATGGGTGGGGCAGGCCTCTGGAAGAACCCGGAGTATGCTGCAGCGCTTCCCAGAACCCACTGCGCCCACACCTGCGAGGAGATCGATTTTGAGCATCTTGCAGGAAAAAGGGTGGGGGTGCTTGGGGCGGGAGCAAGTGCTTTTGACAATGCCGGAAGTGCGCTGGAAGCCGGGGCAAAAGTGGACCTGTACATGCGCCAGAAGGCTTTCCCAAACGTGAATTACTACCGCTTCTTCGAGTTCACCGGGTTTCTGAAGCACACCGCAGACCTCCCCGATGAACAGAAACTGCAGTGGCTGAAATTCCTGCTGGCCCCTCAACCGCCCACAGAGGACAATGTTTCTCGCACCCGCAACCATCCCGCTTTCACCTTGCATCCGTCCTGCAACTGGAAGTCTGCCCGCTTTGAGGAGGGGCAGGTGGTGGTGGACACCGATCTGGGCGAGGAGCGTTTTGATTTTGTGATTTTCGGAACGGGATTTCAGGTGAACCCACGGGTGCGCCCGGAATTTAAGCTGTTCCGCGAGTTCATCCTGACCTGGGGCGACAGATACCCCCTGCAGGGCGATGTTGCAGAGTTTTACCCGTACCTGGGACCAGATTATGCTTTTCAGGAAACCCAGCCTGGATGCTGCCCACCGCTCAAGCACCTGTACGACTTCACGTTTGGAGCCACAGCCAGCATGGGCCTGAGTGGAGCGTCCATTTCCAGCATGAAGTACGCTGTTCCCCGCCTGATCGACAGCATCACCAGAAGCTTCTATCTGGAAGATGCAGAGCATTTCCTCAACCGCGTGAAACTCTATGCGGACGAGGAGGTCACATGGCCGGTCTGA
- the uraH gene encoding hydroxyisourate hydrolase: MAGLTTHVLDLTLGVPAENLVLRLYRWAEHRELIKEVSTNADGRTSEPLLAPEELTLGSYELEFDVLEYHNAAGITGGFLTVVPIRFHVTDLSRHYHVPLMLSAFGYSTYRGS, translated from the coding sequence ATGGCCGGTCTGACCACCCACGTGCTGGACCTGACCCTGGGGGTGCCTGCAGAGAATCTGGTGCTGAGGCTTTACCGCTGGGCTGAACACCGGGAACTGATCAAAGAGGTGTCCACCAATGCAGATGGTCGCACCTCTGAACCTTTGCTTGCCCCGGAGGAACTGACCCTGGGCAGCTATGAACTGGAATTTGATGTGCTGGAGTACCACAATGCTGCTGGCATCACGGGTGGGTTCCTGACGGTGGTGCCCATCCGGTTTCATGTCACGGACCTGAGCCGCCATTACCATGTGCCCCTGATGCTTTCGGCATTTGGGTACAGCACGTATCGGGGGTCTTGA